A single region of the Polymorphum gilvum SL003B-26A1 genome encodes:
- a CDS encoding acyl-CoA dehydrogenase family protein, producing the protein MSFYALQADRTAAMLAATPGWRRLLALRPDLDDDTAAAILGEAARIAEGVVAPLNARADRVGCRIEAGRVRTPEGYADAYRQLGEGGWLAMDAPEAHGGQGLPVTLQAACQPLFERACIAFMMAAGSAHAAVQLLHEVADADTAAEWIPRLATGEWAATICISEPDAGSDVGRIRTRAARAGDGWTVTGEKIWISFGDHDMTPRIGHCLLARTGDAPGTRGLSLFLVPNTRVDGSANAITVQRIEEKLGLHGSPTCALAFEGAEAVLLGAEGRGLPQLFAMIEMMRLSTACQGLGVASGACDTARAYAAERRQGGDPAAPAVPILAHADVRRQILDMEARTEVLRLAILELATAMDLARCEPDPAVAADHAAFAAWMLPLAKNFGGETGFDVASRAIQVLGGAGYTREWPVEQALRDTRIVSIYEGTTGMQALDFLTRRLWRDEGRGLALFLARAHAEIAAAQPQQAEAATALADLLGRFERLSSEMMALRNDPRAGELASDGYLRAAWCALTGWMALRLAAPSLPTPLAGLSAWRLAGLAAEFEAHAARCRLPAALADAPFAAG; encoded by the coding sequence CGATGCTGGCCGCCACACCCGGCTGGCGCCGGCTGCTGGCGCTGCGCCCCGACCTCGACGACGACACCGCCGCAGCCATCCTCGGCGAGGCCGCCAGGATCGCCGAGGGCGTCGTCGCCCCGCTCAACGCGCGCGCCGACCGCGTCGGCTGCCGCATCGAGGCCGGCCGGGTGCGCACGCCCGAGGGCTATGCCGACGCCTACCGCCAGCTCGGCGAAGGCGGCTGGCTCGCCATGGACGCGCCCGAGGCGCATGGCGGCCAGGGCCTGCCGGTCACCCTGCAGGCCGCCTGCCAGCCGCTGTTCGAGCGCGCCTGCATCGCCTTCATGATGGCCGCCGGCTCGGCCCATGCCGCCGTCCAGCTGCTGCACGAGGTCGCCGACGCGGACACCGCCGCGGAATGGATCCCACGCCTCGCCACGGGCGAATGGGCCGCGACCATCTGCATTTCCGAGCCCGACGCCGGCTCCGACGTCGGCCGCATCCGCACCCGCGCCGCGCGCGCCGGCGACGGCTGGACGGTCACCGGCGAGAAGATCTGGATCTCCTTCGGCGACCACGACATGACGCCGCGCATCGGCCACTGCCTGCTGGCGCGCACCGGCGACGCGCCGGGCACGCGCGGCCTGTCGCTGTTCCTGGTGCCCAACACCCGCGTCGACGGCTCGGCCAACGCCATCACGGTCCAGCGCATCGAGGAAAAGCTCGGCCTGCACGGCTCGCCGACCTGTGCCCTCGCCTTCGAGGGCGCCGAGGCGGTGCTGCTCGGCGCCGAAGGCCGCGGCCTGCCGCAGCTGTTCGCCATGATCGAGATGATGCGCCTGTCGACCGCCTGCCAGGGCCTCGGCGTCGCCTCCGGCGCCTGCGACACCGCCCGCGCCTATGCCGCGGAGCGCCGCCAGGGCGGCGATCCGGCCGCGCCTGCCGTGCCGATTCTCGCCCATGCCGACGTGCGCCGGCAGATCCTCGACATGGAGGCGCGCACCGAGGTCCTGCGCCTGGCGATCCTGGAGCTTGCGACGGCGATGGATCTCGCCCGCTGCGAACCGGATCCGGCCGTGGCGGCCGACCACGCCGCCTTCGCCGCCTGGATGCTGCCGCTGGCCAAGAACTTCGGCGGCGAGACCGGCTTCGACGTCGCCAGCCGCGCCATCCAGGTACTCGGCGGCGCCGGCTACACCCGGGAGTGGCCGGTCGAGCAGGCGCTGCGCGACACCCGCATCGTGTCGATCTACGAAGGCACCACCGGCATGCAGGCGCTCGACTTCCTGACCCGCCGGCTGTGGCGCGACGAGGGCCGCGGGCTCGCCCTGTTCCTCGCCCGCGCCCACGCCGAGATCGCCGCCGCCCAGCCGCAACAGGCCGAGGCGGCGACCGCGCTGGCCGACCTGCTCGGCCGCTTCGAGCGGCTGTCGTCGGAAATGATGGCGCTGAGGAACGATCCGCGCGCCGGCGAACTCGCCTCAGACGGCTATCTGCGCGCAGCCTGGTGCGCCCTCACCGGCTGGATGGCGCTGCGCCTCGCCGCGCCGAGCCTGCCCACGCCGCTCGCCGGCCTGTCGGCCTGGCGGCTGGCCGGGCTTGCCGCCGAGTTCGAGGCCCATGCCGCGCGCTGCCGCCTCCCGGCCGCGCTCGCCGACGCCCCCTTCGCTGCCGGCTAG